The Ranitomeya imitator isolate aRanImi1 chromosome 6, aRanImi1.pri, whole genome shotgun sequence genome window below encodes:
- the LOC138642305 gene encoding uncharacterized protein has translation MFGPRIKHVRELSRVAVDQGSLHKGIQQRDAGPEWIWRTQEQIQICPSPVVPQVDGEPKHRRQHSGACSRIEPFWGDPSGVRATVGHFDSPGLSAPSQPSLTSDPSVPFTSAGASWPPALHESAGEDIALPLPHPSDAATSSTPVASWRQRQRGQVQSYAPEFLHLNASLQNCLKLLSEQVAAGFNLINKSILELRILLQRMHSDASQSPNHTLF, from the exons ATGTTCGGGCCCAGGATCAAgcac GTGAGAGAATTGTCAAgagtggcggtcgatcagggatcgcttcatAAAGgaattcaacaaagagatgcgggccccgagtggatctggaggacgcaggagcagatacaaatatgcccaagccctgtcgttcctcaggtcgatggtgagccgaag caccgtcggcagcactcaggagcctgcagcagaattgaacccttctggggcgatccctcaggagtccgcgcCACcgtgggacacttcgacagtcccggcctctctgcaccttcccagccttccctcacatctgatccctcggtcccattcaccagcgctggagcatcctggccgcctgcgttgcatgaatctgctggtgaggatatagctttacctttaccccacccctctgatgctgccacctctagtacacctgtggcttcgtggcggcagcgccagaggggtcaggtacagagctatgcgcccgagttcttgcacctgaatgcaTCCTTGCAGAACTGTCTGAAACTTTTGTCGGAGCAAGTGGCCGCAGGTTTCAATTTGATAAATAAAAGCATTCTCGAGTTGCGTATACTTCTGCaacggatgcattcagatgcaagtcagtCACCAAACCACACTTTATTCTAG